The sequence below is a genomic window from Nicotiana tomentosiformis chromosome 6, ASM39032v3, whole genome shotgun sequence.
gagtcatctgacgctgttatcataggtattgttccagtttgccatagagatgctttagttctatttgattcgggctctacttattcctacgtgtcatcctattttgcttcatatctggttgagCCTCATGattccttgagtactcttgtgtATGTATCCACgtcggtgggagattctattgttgtagatcgtgctTATCGCtcatgtgtgattactattgggagtcttgagactaacgtagatctcctacttcttcatatggtagactttgatgttattttggacatggattggctgtcaccttattatGCAacattggattgtcacgctaatatGGTGACCTTGGCCATGCCGGGGTtgtctcgattagagtggagagggaccccCAGTCATTCTACCATCAGGTTCATTTCTTATGTgcaggctcgacgtatggtcgagaagggatgtctagcttatttggcctatattcCTGATtatagtgcagaggttccttccatagattcggtaccAGTTGtatgtgagtttccagaggtgtttcctgcagatctaccggggatgccacccgacagggatattgacttatgtattgatttggtggcactcagtccattttaattccatcataccgtatggcctctcatgagttgaaggaactgaaggagccATTGCAAGATTTACTTTATAAGGGATTCACtagaccaagtgtatcaccttggggtgtgcccgtgttgttcgtgaagaagaaagatggttcgatgaggatgtgtatagactatcggcagtaaGGTCACTATCAATAACAATTATCTgttaccgaggattgatgacttatttaactagcttcagggtgccaaagtattttcgaagattgatttgagttctggctaccatcagttgaagattagggcatcagacgtcattaagacagcttttcggactctgtatgggcattatgagttcctagtgatgtcatttggattgacaaattccccaacaacatttatggatttgatgaaccgagtatgTATGCCTTGTTTGGATTCTttttgtgatcgtattcattgatgatatcttgaccTACTCtcgtagtcgagaggagcatgagcatcatctTCGAGTTGTACTTCAAactctgagagatagtcagttatatgccatgttttcaaagtgtgagttttggttggactcggttgcctcttttggacatgttgtatcggtcgagagcataaaagtggatcctaataagattgaggcagttcagaaatGTCTTAGACCTTATTCAGCTACACATATTCAGAGTTTTCTAGGATTGGCAGGATATTattgccggttcgtggaggggttttatCTATAGCAGCcacattgactagattgacccagaagggtgctttaTTCAGGTGTTcgaatgagtgtgagttgagctttagaagctcaagacttccttgacgacaacgccagtgttggtgttgcccataggttcaggatcttacacggtgtattgtaATACATAgcgtattgggcttggtgcagtattgatgtaggatggcaGAGTAATTGTATACATGTCGCGGctgttgaaggtgcatgagaagaattaccctattcatgacttagagttagcagccattgttcatttactgaagatttggaggcattacctctacggcatGTGGTGTGAGGTCTTCACGGATCATCGAAttctacaatatttgttcaaacaaaaggatctcaacttgaggcagtggaggtggttggaactgttgaaagactatgatatcaccattttgtatcatcccagaaaggccaatgtggtggccgacgccttgagtagaaaggttgtgagtatgggtagacttgcatatattccagttggtgagcgactgctagcatcagatgttcaggttttggccaatcagttcgtgaagTTAGATGTTTTAGAGCCCAGTCATGTCCTAGCTTGCACGGTCTCTCAGTATTCTTTGTACGAGCacattagagagcgtcagtatgatgacccccatttgcttgtccttaaggacacggtgcggcacggtggtgccaagcaggttactatttgagatgatggggtgtttcggatgcagggtcagatttgtgtgcccaatgtggatgggcttcatgagttaattcttgagaaggcccatagttcgtgttattccattcatccaggtgccgccaagatgtatcaggacttgaggcagcattattggtggagaagaatgaagaaggatatagttgcatatgtggctcagtgtctgaattgtcagcatgtAAAGTACGAGAATCAGAGGCCTGGCTGTTTTCTTCAGAAGCTTgatattcccgagtggaagtgggagcgtattaccatggatttttttattgggctcccacagacttcgaatATATTCGTTGTGGTATGGGTCAATGTGGACAAATTGACTAAGTcggcatatttcattccagtagcagttacctattcttcagagaggttggctgagatctatatccgcgagatcgttcgtcttcatggtgtgccagtgtccatcatttctatCACGACCCTATCCTAGGGTCGCGACGGGCAACTGGAGCTAACCATATATTACGACTAACCTGCTATATCATACTCATACATAAACTGCTAAAATCATAAATAAAGCTTTAAAGGGGAAATATACTATATATTGGGATTTGATACAACTGTATGGCCGATAAGACCTACTATGACATCTATACAAACTATATCTAAACCACAGGATTCATGTTTACAAGCCTTCTACAAATAACTACTTAACTGAACATAAAAATGGGACAAGGCTCTGCTATACCCATATATAAAACTTAACATACCACTGTACTCGCAACTCCGGAACAAAGGAGTGCCTTCGAGTTTGCTACTTGTTGTCCTACTGATGTTTGTCTTTTTGCGGACTAGCTATACCTGCAGACATGAAAACGCAGCATCCCCCCAagagaaagggacgtcagtacgactAATGTATTGTGTATGTAAGGTAGAAATACAATCATAAAGAAACTAAGTAATATCATGGACAGTAATAATGTAGCTCAAATGCAAGCACTTATCTGAACTGTCTATATGTTAACTTAGAAAGACACTACAAGAAACAAGAAGGTAATTGAAGTATGTCAGAAGGCATGATAATGCATATGAAACATATGGCATATTTGGAACTGCCATCCTTACTAAAATAAAAAGTAACATAAAGAAACTCGAAATATAACTGAAGTGCATCGCTTACTTTTGAATCTGTTATCATACTAGTAATACCAGATCTATATATGTGGTGTCTCTCATATCTGTATGCATATAATTATAATCCATATAAGTGCATGAACGTTATCTTACTTAATGGCGTATGCATGCCCAAACATGTATATTAGTATGAACAGTCTCAATGCGTCTGAACGCTATGTGTCTTAACACTCATGTATCTGAACGCTATGTGTCTGAACACTCTGTGTTTGAACGCTATGTGTCTGAACGCTACTGTCTGAATGGTtactatatatatttatatgcatctAAAATTCTAAATGTCTATCTTATGTATAACTATAGAGTGCTAAACTAATATATAGAACATGTTGCATCCGTCATCTATATGTGTCTAAACACTTACAAATCCATACTATCTATGCACACACATATATACATAACCGTCGCTTAACGGAGCTGTCGTTGACTTGCGGGCTGATCATAGTATATAAACGGACCTTTTCGAACCTCAAACTAACTCCTGGCCAGAGAGAATTGCGGACCTCAAAGAGTCCATTATATACCACAATGGGTTGCACACCTCAAGCAATGGCCGGCACTCACTCAATTGTGAACCTCAGAGCTCGAGTACGGGGAATTTCTAGTGAACTGGGTATAAGCTTACAACAAAGTATAGGCCA
It includes:
- the LOC138894445 gene encoding uncharacterized protein, with amino-acid sequence MVPTLVVSSPVQPARGRGQAIRGGSQAIRGGGQPARGRPRGGGHDSGGQPHFYAFLGRPEAESSDAVIIGIVPVCHRDALVLFDSGSTYSYVSSYFASYLVEPHDSLSTLVYVSTSVGDSIVVDRAYRSCVITIGSLETNVDLLLLHMVDFDVILDMDWLSPYYATLDCHANMVTLAMPGLSRLEWRGTPSHSTIRFISYVQARRMVEKGCLAYLAYIPDYSAEVPSIDSVPVVCEFPEVFPADLPGMPPDRDIDLCIDLVALSPF